Proteins found in one Vallitalea guaymasensis genomic segment:
- a CDS encoding YibE/F family protein, with protein MKKYLPIISFILLAALIIILSPIFKMNIKQPNYFKQDFEDAKVVEVVSEEIDEDPTFEGRYLGTQVVKIEILTGEYKGKIFEVKNPLSRSHNVYAQADDKVIASIDDSLEEANVWIYNYKRENILYILIALLFILLILLGGMQGVYSIISLIFTGIMIVFFMLPLIFQGNNPIVVTILTASIIIIVSFLLISGFNLKTLTVIIGTIIGVVIAGVISYVSGNLAHLSGITMDKGKELVYVAQDYKIQVRGLMFSAILIASLGAVMDVAMSITSSIFEIHQTNSGLSKKQLFKSGMNIGKDVMGTMSNTLILAFAGSSLNSIMLIWGYQMGRRQFMNIPFIGTEIIQGLSGSIGIVLTVPVTAIISVMLLKRKPIKSNKNKSNKKNKR; from the coding sequence ATGAAAAAGTACTTACCTATTATTTCATTTATATTATTAGCAGCATTAATTATAATCTTATCTCCAATATTTAAAATGAATATAAAACAACCTAATTACTTTAAACAGGATTTTGAAGATGCTAAAGTAGTTGAAGTTGTAAGTGAAGAAATTGATGAAGATCCTACCTTTGAGGGAAGATATCTAGGTACTCAAGTAGTTAAGATAGAAATATTGACAGGTGAATATAAAGGTAAAATATTTGAGGTTAAAAATCCCCTTAGCAGGAGCCATAACGTTTATGCACAAGCTGATGACAAGGTAATTGCAAGTATTGATGATTCACTGGAAGAGGCAAATGTTTGGATTTATAATTACAAAAGGGAAAACATACTATATATTCTAATTGCTTTGCTGTTCATTCTATTAATACTACTTGGAGGCATGCAAGGAGTATATTCAATTATTTCCCTGATATTTACAGGCATCATGATAGTATTTTTCATGCTTCCCCTAATTTTTCAAGGAAATAATCCTATCGTAGTGACCATACTGACTGCATCAATTATAATAATAGTATCATTTTTATTGATAAGTGGATTTAATCTAAAGACATTGACTGTTATTATAGGTACGATTATAGGAGTAGTTATTGCAGGGGTTATCTCTTATGTATCTGGTAATCTGGCACATCTATCGGGAATTACTATGGATAAAGGTAAGGAATTGGTATATGTAGCTCAGGATTATAAAATACAGGTAAGGGGATTAATGTTTTCTGCTATATTAATTGCTTCTCTAGGAGCAGTTATGGATGTAGCTATGTCTATCACATCATCAATTTTTGAGATACATCAAACGAATAGTGGATTATCAAAAAAACAATTATTCAAATCAGGAATGAATATTGGTAAGGATGTTATGGGAACCATGTCCAACACACTTATTCTAGCTTTTGCTGGTAGTTCACTTAATAGTATCATGCTTATATGGGGATATCAAATGGGAAGAAGACAATTCATGAACATTCCTTTTATAGGCACTGAGATTATCCAAGGTTTGTCAGGGAGTATTGGGATTGTCTTGACTGTTCCTGTTACCGCAATAATATCTGTAATGCTGTTAAAGCGAAAACCTATTAAAAGTAACAAAAACAAAAGTAATAAAAAGAATAAGAGGTAA
- a CDS encoding fibronectin type III domain-containing protein, with translation MKKRLSMFIFFVLFIFSNVIVNAATAGDELQQPENGWKRYEVVKEGIADNRITYEGDWGGQYYSYKTTNFIKFNFVGTELRLIRRLSSYSSKNLSVTIDGIKYQTDNKDSMPEYTPVIMFEIKNLANVEHAVVIDTTTADSAHHVSLDYIDMDENGELKGYDESPIQIEAPTNLTAQSSDYNITLNWDAVEGADNYTILRSTTLDAIDTIIGSSEETTYIDSDVEPGITYYYIVRAVKNSVESTDSNIASAMIKKVNPAVLQIKLSTTDIYEFRVTMNEAENFIKWYIDRSNDNGLPFYKFAAESEIEPYTDANEYLIYNKIVWFKVKEYIKQ, from the coding sequence ATGAAAAAAAGACTAAGTATGTTTATATTTTTTGTGTTATTTATTTTTAGTAATGTAATTGTTAATGCTGCCACAGCAGGGGATGAATTACAACAGCCAGAAAATGGTTGGAAAAGATATGAAGTTGTTAAGGAAGGAATTGCAGATAACAGAATTACATATGAAGGTGACTGGGGTGGTCAATATTATTCATATAAAACTACTAATTTTATTAAATTTAATTTTGTGGGAACTGAATTAAGATTGATTAGAAGATTAAGTAGTTACTCTTCAAAAAATCTTTCTGTTACAATAGACGGTATAAAATACCAAACAGATAATAAAGATTCTATGCCAGAATATACACCAGTCATAATGTTTGAAATTAAGAATTTAGCTAATGTTGAACATGCAGTTGTAATTGACACTACTACAGCTGATAGTGCTCATCATGTTTCATTGGATTATATAGATATGGATGAAAATGGAGAATTAAAAGGATATGATGAATCACCAATACAAATTGAGGCTCCAACTAATTTGACTGCTCAATCATCTGATTATAATATAACTCTAAATTGGGATGCAGTAGAAGGTGCAGATAACTATACTATACTAAGGTCGACTACATTAGATGCAATAGATACTATAATAGGGAGTAGTGAAGAAACAACTTACATAGATAGTGATGTAGAGCCAGGAATTACTTATTATTATATAGTACGTGCAGTAAAGAATAGCGTAGAAAGCACTGATTCAAATATTGCATCAGCTATGATTAAAAAGGTGAATCCAGCAGTGTTACAAATTAAATTATCAACTACTGATATATATGAATTTAGAGTAACAATGAACGAGGCTGAAAATTTTATTAAGTGGTATATAGATAGATCAAACGATAATGGATTACCATTCTATAAATTTGCTGCTGAATCAGAAATTGAACCTTATACAGATGCAAATGAGTATTTGATATATAATAAAATAGTTTGGTTTAAAGTTAAAGAATACATAAAACAATAA
- a CDS encoding class I SAM-dependent methyltransferase — translation MKSITTSEKAAMIRAMEMMFLKNERLYDDQYSIKFITAFNRFFLKIMKPKCIRNWMVNFMDKTGPGVYGGIISRTKYMDDALETAIANKFDAIVNLGGGYDTKCLRFDMKGLEYYHVDQKSVITNYEKIMSGLQCGIPSYVRFVPIDFDTQRLEDELVKAGYSKDNRTLFLWEGVTQYITIEAVIGTLEFIASCSKGSQVTFTYVIKSVLTSPINFPEYSKMLKLGKRIGEEWITGFEPNNISEFLKEHGLKLIEDVGDIEYRERYFKPIGREISIMPIERMAFAEV, via the coding sequence ATGAAAAGTATAACAACTTCAGAAAAGGCTGCAATGATTAGAGCCATGGAAATGATGTTTCTAAAAAACGAGAGATTATATGATGATCAATATTCAATAAAGTTTATTACTGCTTTTAATAGATTCTTCCTTAAAATCATGAAGCCCAAATGCATTAGGAATTGGATGGTAAATTTTATGGATAAGACTGGTCCTGGTGTCTATGGTGGTATTATTAGTCGAACGAAGTATATGGATGATGCATTGGAGACTGCTATTGCAAATAAATTTGATGCTATTGTCAACTTGGGTGGGGGTTATGACACCAAGTGTCTAAGATTTGATATGAAAGGATTGGAATATTACCACGTTGACCAGAAATCTGTTATAACCAATTATGAAAAAATAATGTCTGGATTACAATGTGGTATCCCTTCATATGTTAGGTTTGTACCTATTGATTTTGATACGCAAAGACTTGAAGATGAGCTTGTTAAGGCTGGTTATAGTAAAGATAATAGAACACTGTTTCTTTGGGAAGGTGTTACACAATATATTACGATTGAAGCAGTTATTGGAACTCTGGAATTCATCGCATCATGCTCAAAAGGTAGTCAAGTTACATTTACGTATGTAATCAAAAGTGTATTAACATCCCCTATAAACTTTCCAGAGTATAGTAAAATGTTAAAACTAGGTAAAAGAATAGGCGAAGAATGGATTACAGGATTTGAACCAAATAATATATCAGAGTTTCTAAAGGAACATGGTCTTAAATTGATTGAAGATGTTGGTGATATAGAATATAGAGAACGATATTTTAAACCAATCGGAAGAGAGATTTCTATTATGCCAATTGAACGAATGGCTTTTGCTGAAGTTTGA
- a CDS encoding spore coat associated protein CotJA has protein sequence MRDMYNSKRPVFLERPNRMQPQVRPDKDKNESMKQPEPEIRLATAYIPNQPYVGLVPLQEGFHRGSMFPNLYQPYRDWRRH, from the coding sequence ATGAGAGATATGTACAACTCAAAAAGACCTGTTTTTCTGGAACGCCCTAATAGGATGCAACCTCAAGTAAGACCAGATAAAGATAAGAATGAATCTATGAAACAACCAGAACCCGAGATTAGATTGGCAACAGCTTATATCCCTAATCAGCCTTATGTGGGACTAGTCCCTCTACAAGAAGGATTCCATAGAGGAAGTATGTTTCCTAATCTATATCAACCTTATCGTGATTGGAGGCGTCATTAA
- a CDS encoding 5'-nucleotidase C-terminal domain-containing protein, which yields MKIRKPFTLLVVVLMLVSVFATSALANEVYTVKPGDVLWKIAEKYDTTWEELAEVNQLSNPHMIYPEQELEIPGKAETVTENEEEDVAVEGKKVTILGTSDVHGRIYAYEYATDSPDADAGFAKLQTLINKEKAEAPDAILLDCGDTVQDNSAELFNDLPIHPMVQAMNTMGYDVWTLGNHEFNFDKSFLDRNIEAFNNTVLAANIYKTDDTRFVEPYKIFEKDGIRIAVVGLLPPHIPRWEASSPQHFEGLSFTQPLEEAKKVVKELEGKYDVLVGAFHIGPDGEYGSQGALEIAEALPEFDVIFCGHAHSRFSDKEANGVKLIEPGCYGWALAKAEITLDESQDGYVVKDVTVENIETKEIEEDKEILSEFEFVHKKSVEDANIVVGHIEDDYVKNVDYITGEAKVTTMPTAQIEDTPLMDLINEVQLFYTDAQISSAAAFKNDMNLVKGDFKKKDVANIYKYSNTLMGVNITGENLKKYMEWSACYYNTYTEGDVTVSFNPDIRGYNYDMFAGVNYDIDISKEPNNRITNLTFNGEPVKDDETYKLAVNNYRFGTLKGLELVTDEDVYYDSYETMQDAGRIRALIVKYIKEEKEGKAVPTVDNNWKIIGIDLESPYKDTVYEMIKDGDLTIPRSEDGRTPNVKSINVNELIEEGKLEKNKVEELPKAS from the coding sequence ATGAAAATCAGAAAGCCCTTTACACTTCTAGTAGTTGTATTAATGCTAGTCAGCGTTTTTGCAACATCTGCATTAGCTAATGAAGTGTATACTGTGAAACCAGGAGATGTTTTATGGAAGATTGCTGAAAAATATGACACAACATGGGAAGAACTTGCAGAAGTTAATCAATTATCTAATCCTCATATGATTTATCCAGAACAGGAATTAGAAATACCTGGTAAAGCGGAAACAGTTACAGAAAATGAGGAAGAAGATGTAGCGGTTGAAGGTAAAAAAGTAACAATACTTGGAACTAGTGACGTACATGGACGTATATATGCATATGAATATGCAACTGATAGTCCAGATGCTGATGCAGGATTTGCTAAGCTTCAAACACTTATTAATAAAGAAAAAGCAGAAGCACCGGATGCGATATTATTAGACTGTGGTGATACAGTACAAGATAATAGCGCTGAACTATTCAATGATTTACCAATACATCCAATGGTACAAGCCATGAATACTATGGGTTATGATGTATGGACACTAGGAAATCATGAGTTTAATTTTGATAAATCATTCCTAGATAGAAATATTGAAGCATTCAATAATACTGTATTGGCTGCAAATATTTATAAAACAGATGATACACGTTTTGTAGAGCCTTACAAAATCTTTGAAAAAGATGGTATTCGTATAGCAGTAGTTGGATTATTACCACCTCATATTCCTAGATGGGAAGCTAGTTCACCACAACATTTTGAAGGATTAAGTTTTACACAACCTTTGGAAGAAGCTAAGAAAGTTGTAAAAGAACTAGAAGGAAAATATGATGTTCTAGTTGGAGCATTTCATATAGGTCCAGATGGCGAGTATGGCAGTCAAGGTGCATTAGAGATTGCTGAAGCCCTTCCTGAATTTGATGTTATTTTCTGTGGACATGCTCATTCAAGATTTTCTGATAAAGAAGCTAATGGAGTAAAATTAATTGAGCCTGGATGTTATGGATGGGCGCTTGCAAAAGCTGAAATTACTTTAGATGAATCACAAGATGGATATGTTGTTAAGGATGTTACAGTAGAAAATATAGAAACAAAAGAGATTGAAGAAGATAAAGAAATATTATCTGAGTTTGAATTTGTACATAAAAAATCTGTAGAAGATGCAAATATTGTTGTTGGACACATTGAAGATGATTACGTTAAAAATGTTGATTATATTACTGGAGAAGCAAAAGTTACAACAATGCCTACTGCTCAAATAGAAGATACACCTTTAATGGATTTAATCAATGAGGTGCAGTTATTCTATACTGATGCACAGATAAGTTCAGCTGCAGCATTTAAGAATGATATGAACTTAGTAAAAGGCGATTTCAAGAAAAAAGATGTAGCTAACATCTATAAATATTCTAATACTTTGATGGGTGTAAATATTACTGGTGAGAATTTGAAAAAATACATGGAATGGTCAGCCTGCTATTATAATACCTATACAGAAGGGGATGTAACAGTAAGCTTCAACCCTGATATCAGAGGATATAATTATGATATGTTCGCTGGAGTGAACTATGATATTGATATCTCAAAAGAACCTAATAACAGAATTACAAACTTAACATTTAATGGTGAGCCAGTTAAGGATGATGAAACATACAAATTGGCTGTTAATAATTATCGATTCGGTACATTAAAGGGATTAGAGCTTGTTACTGATGAAGATGTATACTACGATTCTTATGAAACAATGCAAGACGCAGGTAGAATACGTGCTTTAATAGTCAAATATATTAAAGAAGAAAAAGAAGGTAAAGCTGTACCAACAGTTGATAATAACTGGAAGATAATAGGCATAGACCTAGAAAGTCCTTATAAAGATACTGTATATGAAATGATTAAGGATGGTGATCTTACTATTCCAAGATCCGAAGATGGAAGAACACCTAATGTAAAATCAATCAATGTTAATGAACTGATTGAAGAAGGTAAACTAGAAAAAAATAAAGTTGAAGAGTTACCAAAAGCATCATAA
- a CDS encoding spore coat protein CotJB: MYDKKLMREIQQLGFAALDLNLYLDTHPDCKKAISDYNVIQRQYENKRRMYELNVGPLVNFGMSPSKYPWEWLDGPWPWENE, encoded by the coding sequence ATGTATGATAAAAAATTAATGAGAGAAATACAACAATTAGGATTTGCTGCCTTAGACCTTAATCTATATCTAGATACTCATCCCGATTGTAAAAAAGCAATTTCGGATTATAATGTTATACAACGTCAATATGAGAACAAGAGACGTATGTATGAGTTAAATGTGGGTCCACTTGTTAACTTTGGTATGTCTCCAAGCAAATATCCATGGGAATGGTTAGATGGACCATGGCCATGGGAAAATGAATAA
- a CDS encoding recombinase family protein: MSAEYCIYLRKSRSDMEAEAHGEGETLARHEKILLDLSKNRNLDVTKIYKEIVSGETISSRPVIQQVLSEVEQGIWSGVLVVEVERLARGDTIDQGIVAQSFKFSNTKIITPMKDYDPKNEFDEEYFEFGLFMSRREYKTINRRLQRGRIESVKEGKYLGNKPPYGYMRKKLENDKGYTLEINHEQAKAVKLIFILYTKGESHSDGTSDKFGLTLIANKLNELKISPVKSKIWVESSIRDILKNPVYIGKIRWNSRPTVKRMVDGKIVKSRPRTKKEDWILVNGLHEPIIDNTTFELAQKRLSENSKAPIPSKYNIKNPLAGIAICGMCGRKMVRRSYTNSTPDYLICKISSCNNISCELSVVEEKLIECLRTWLINYKLDIKSSKHDKSNLNLQHEITEKSIKKLDEELMTLIKQSDTLHDLLEQGVYSVDKFLERSKIITDKISEVKNTKNELLDVLNQNTVHNKNQVTLIPKIERILETYGNLTNPAEKNELLKEVIDKVVYTKTVNGRWHGNPDDFNLVLYPKLPKK, from the coding sequence ATGTCAGCTGAATATTGTATCTACCTTAGAAAATCCCGTTCAGATATGGAAGCAGAAGCACATGGAGAAGGAGAAACTCTAGCTAGGCATGAAAAAATATTATTGGATTTATCTAAAAACAGGAATCTAGATGTTACTAAAATTTATAAAGAGATTGTATCTGGAGAAACTATATCTTCCCGTCCAGTTATTCAACAGGTTCTATCAGAAGTAGAACAAGGCATTTGGTCTGGTGTTCTTGTTGTTGAAGTTGAACGTTTAGCACGTGGTGATACTATTGACCAAGGAATAGTTGCTCAAAGTTTTAAATTCTCTAATACTAAAATAATAACCCCTATGAAAGACTATGACCCCAAAAATGAATTTGATGAAGAGTACTTTGAATTCGGTCTATTCATGTCACGACGTGAATATAAAACAATAAATAGACGTTTACAAAGGGGCAGAATAGAGTCTGTTAAAGAAGGAAAATATTTAGGAAATAAACCTCCCTATGGATATATGAGAAAAAAATTAGAAAATGATAAAGGTTATACCTTAGAAATAAATCATGAACAAGCTAAGGCTGTAAAATTAATTTTCATCCTATATACAAAAGGTGAATCGCACTCCGATGGAACTTCCGATAAATTCGGATTAACACTTATAGCCAATAAATTAAATGAATTAAAAATTTCACCGGTAAAAAGTAAAATATGGGTAGAATCTTCAATAAGGGATATTCTCAAAAACCCTGTATACATAGGTAAAATACGATGGAATTCACGTCCTACAGTCAAAAGAATGGTTGATGGTAAAATTGTTAAATCAAGACCTAGAACCAAAAAAGAAGATTGGATTCTAGTTAATGGATTACACGAACCAATAATCGATAACACTACATTTGAACTTGCACAAAAGCGTTTATCTGAAAACTCTAAGGCTCCTATTCCCAGTAAATATAATATAAAAAATCCTTTAGCTGGAATAGCTATCTGTGGTATGTGTGGAAGAAAAATGGTTAGAAGGTCTTATACCAACAGCACTCCTGATTATTTGATATGTAAAATTTCATCATGCAATAATATTAGTTGTGAATTATCTGTTGTTGAGGAAAAACTAATTGAATGTCTAAGAACATGGTTAATAAATTATAAGTTGGATATAAAATCATCAAAACATGATAAAAGCAATTTAAATTTACAACATGAAATTACTGAAAAATCTATTAAGAAATTAGATGAAGAATTAATGACATTAATAAAGCAATCTGATACTTTACATGATTTACTTGAACAAGGTGTTTACTCAGTTGATAAATTTCTTGAAAGATCTAAAATAATTACTGATAAAATAAGCGAAGTAAAAAACACTAAAAACGAATTGTTAGATGTACTTAACCAAAATACTGTACATAATAAAAATCAAGTGACTTTAATCCCCAAAATTGAACGAATATTAGAGACATACGGTAATCTTACAAATCCTGCTGAAAAGAATGAATTACTCAAAGAAGTTATTGATAAAGTTGTTTATACCAAGACAGTCAACGGTCGTTGGCATGGAAACCCCGATGATTTCAACCTTGTACTATATCCAAAGCTACCAAAAAAATAA
- a CDS encoding Imm59 family immunity protein: MNKSDARKIIENENLKHYNWFGNHEVYPYEVSISKTENSWSVFTADERTCKISEAIYDNENDALTEFIKRLRADKKLG; encoded by the coding sequence ATGAATAAAAGTGATGCAAGAAAAATTATTGAGAATGAAAATTTAAAACACTACAATTGGTTTGGTAACCATGAAGTTTATCCATATGAGGTAAGTATAAGCAAAACAGAAAACAGTTGGAGTGTTTTTACTGCTGATGAAAGAACATGTAAAATATCAGAAGCTATATATGATAATGAAAATGATGCTTTAACTGAATTCATTAAAAGGTTACGAGCTGATAAGAAATTAGGATGA
- a CDS encoding MFS transporter, whose amino-acid sequence MGSLVLSVLKNKSCKNKTTEVSSKHRSRKYFIMEGVTGIGQNSLTAGAFLAGFINLLNGSEQVNGMVAVAPAIVGLLQIFSSLIFERLESRKKTIISMAIVLRSLLSLVYFIPMLLIPLGFGLEAFILCYILAYSMNALISPALFNWLVDVTPISIRGQYLAYRDKISLGTTAILTIFLGKVLDYSKDAGNQMIGFAVVGGIIAILGFLNIYALMHIDEFKENYVIKKYNIKQVLTTPLKDTSFRKIILLFIIWNFSLQIGGPYIAIYMVTKLNLKYTYMMALSVVATVVRVVVANKWGRIADKKSWFLSTECSIGILAVVHFTWGFVNVSNYIVLAPILHILSGIAWGGIGISMFNIQFLYAKKEGRTMYIGLNAAIGGIVSGIAVWIGGRIIKLLENKELVILGMHINNMQITFFISGLLLLLCPLFVKVFIENKKLEQEAE is encoded by the coding sequence ATGGGTTCACTTGTATTAAGTGTGCTAAAAAATAAGAGCTGTAAAAATAAGACAACAGAGGTTAGTTCTAAACATAGGAGTAGAAAATACTTCATCATGGAAGGTGTAACAGGTATAGGACAGAATTCCTTGACAGCTGGAGCATTTTTAGCTGGTTTCATTAACTTATTGAATGGGTCAGAACAAGTAAATGGAATGGTAGCAGTAGCCCCTGCAATAGTTGGTTTATTACAGATATTCTCTTCGTTGATATTTGAGAGATTAGAAAGCCGTAAGAAAACTATTATAAGTATGGCTATTGTACTTAGGTCATTACTGTCATTAGTATATTTCATACCTATGTTACTCATACCACTTGGATTTGGACTAGAAGCTTTTATTTTGTGTTACATATTGGCTTACTCAATGAACGCCTTGATAAGTCCTGCATTGTTTAATTGGTTAGTTGATGTTACGCCTATATCAATTAGAGGGCAGTATTTAGCCTATAGAGATAAAATATCTCTAGGAACAACAGCTATACTAACAATCTTTTTGGGAAAAGTACTTGATTATTCTAAGGATGCAGGTAATCAAATGATAGGTTTTGCAGTAGTTGGTGGAATTATTGCTATACTAGGTTTTTTGAATATCTATGCTTTGATGCATATAGATGAATTTAAAGAAAATTACGTTATCAAAAAATATAATATAAAACAAGTATTGACAACACCATTGAAAGATACATCTTTCAGAAAGATAATACTACTATTTATAATATGGAATTTCTCCTTGCAGATAGGAGGTCCTTACATTGCTATATACATGGTTACTAAGCTTAATCTGAAATACACTTACATGATGGCATTATCAGTTGTGGCGACTGTAGTAAGGGTAGTAGTAGCTAATAAATGGGGTAGAATAGCAGATAAGAAATCGTGGTTTTTAAGTACAGAATGTTCCATTGGAATATTAGCTGTGGTACATTTTACATGGGGATTTGTTAATGTATCTAATTACATTGTTCTTGCTCCTATATTACATATACTATCTGGTATAGCTTGGGGCGGTATAGGGATATCAATGTTCAATATACAATTCCTATATGCTAAAAAAGAGGGAAGAACTATGTACATCGGACTAAATGCTGCTATTGGAGGAATTGTTAGTGGAATAGCGGTCTGGATAGGTGGTAGGATAATAAAATTATTAGAAAACAAAGAATTAGTGATTTTAGGTATGCATATAAATAATATGCAAATTACGTTTTTCATATCAGGGTTATTATTATTACTATGTCCATTATTCGTAAAAGTGTTTATAGAAAACAAAAAGTTGGAACAAGAAGCAGAATAA
- a CDS encoding helix-turn-helix domain-containing protein has product MNIAEIVHNKFHNNESHHRVLSNNNSLGVLLSGYVRKNSINGSHINYTPQEYHGLFVLSGKGIYKDTEGREISIESGDFIQRFPNKTHSTIVTTDDWSELYLSIGHNVFNSLAEIYVFSPDKPVLTPGHDFELIQQMLDFHERLDKANRIELPLLMNEAISIISKATYLDRINRTTTDEMNILAMSIKYIEENITNRISVEDVALYVNMGYEKFRKLFTKQYRISPGNYILNRRINAAQKLLSAGNLSVKEISVELGYPDSYTFSKQFKKLTGHTPSEFKRFYY; this is encoded by the coding sequence ATGAATATAGCAGAAATAGTACATAATAAATTTCATAATAACGAATCTCATCATAGAGTTTTAAGTAACAATAATTCTCTAGGAGTATTACTTAGTGGTTATGTTAGGAAAAATAGCATAAATGGTTCACATATCAATTATACACCTCAAGAATATCATGGTTTGTTTGTTTTATCTGGTAAAGGTATTTACAAGGATACTGAAGGTAGAGAAATATCCATTGAATCTGGGGATTTCATTCAGAGGTTCCCTAATAAAACACATAGTACAATAGTTACTACAGACGACTGGAGCGAATTATATCTTTCTATAGGTCATAATGTTTTTAATAGTCTAGCTGAGATATATGTATTTTCTCCTGATAAACCTGTTTTGACTCCAGGACACGATTTTGAACTTATTCAACAAATGCTGGATTTTCATGAAAGACTAGATAAGGCTAACAGAATTGAACTTCCTTTACTTATGAATGAGGCTATTTCAATTATTTCTAAGGCAACTTACCTTGATAGGATTAATAGAACAACAACAGATGAAATGAATATATTAGCAATGAGCATTAAATACATAGAAGAAAATATAACCAACAGGATTTCAGTTGAAGATGTAGCTCTATATGTAAATATGGGCTATGAGAAGTTTAGAAAACTCTTTACTAAACAGTATAGAATATCACCAGGTAACTACATTCTAAATAGGAGAATCAACGCTGCTCAAAAATTATTATCTGCTGGCAATCTATCAGTAAAAGAAATCTCTGTGGAATTGGGTTACCCAGATTCTTATACATTTTCTAAGCAGTTCAAGAAACTTACTGGTCATACACCTTCAGAGTTTAAGAGGTTTTATTATTAG
- a CDS encoding HAD-IB family hydrolase, whose amino-acid sequence MSNIAAFFDIDGTLYREGLITEIFKKLIKSEIIDKQRWYNEVREKYIKWDKRIGNYDDYLIKMAEIYIDAIKGLHKTQIEFIAGKVIEQKGDRVYTYTRNKIKWHTEQGHKVITVSGSPFELVSAMSKKHGFHDFIGSMYLTDDRDIYTGEVTPMWDSVNKKKAINELVEKYDIDLSRSYAYGDTAGDFSMLKSVAFPVAINPTRELVNKLKNDSQTSTKAQIIVERKDMVYKLSPSDIIFEDNV is encoded by the coding sequence ATGAGCAATATTGCAGCTTTTTTTGATATTGATGGAACTCTATATAGAGAAGGTCTTATAACGGAGATATTTAAGAAATTGATTAAGTCAGAAATTATTGATAAGCAAAGATGGTATAACGAAGTCAGAGAAAAATATATTAAATGGGATAAACGTATTGGTAATTATGATGATTATTTGATAAAAATGGCAGAAATATATATTGATGCTATCAAAGGTCTTCATAAAACCCAAATTGAATTTATAGCAGGTAAAGTTATTGAACAAAAGGGTGATAGAGTCTATACTTACACTAGAAATAAAATCAAATGGCATACTGAGCAAGGTCATAAAGTTATTACTGTATCTGGTTCACCATTTGAATTGGTTAGTGCTATGTCCAAGAAACATGGTTTTCACGATTTTATTGGTTCAATGTATCTAACGGATGATAGAGATATCTACACTGGTGAAGTAACTCCTATGTGGGATAGTGTCAATAAAAAGAAAGCGATTAACGAATTAGTTGAAAAATATGATATTGATTTATCTAGATCCTATGCATATGGAGATACTGCTGGAGATTTCTCCATGTTAAAATCCGTTGCATTCCCAGTTGCTATTAATCCAACAAGAGAACTTGTCAATAAGCTAAAAAATGATTCTCAGACATCTACAAAAGCACAAATAATAGTAGAAAGAAAAGATATGGTTTATAAGTTATCTCCTTCAGATATAATTTTTGAAGATAATGTTTAA